GTCGGCCTCTTCTACGACATGGGCAAGGCGTGGTCGGGCGAGACGCCCCTGAACTGCCCGGAAGGAAACTGCGCGTTCGAGGACCGGACCTGGGTGTCGAGCGCCGGCTTCCTGACGAGGGTCAACGTCTTCGGCCTCATGATCGCGGAAATCAATTTCGTTCGGCCCTTCGATCGCCCCGACAAGGGCTGGATCTGGCAGTTCAACCTGACGCCCGGCTTCTGACGGATTCGTGGGCCTGATCCGGAGCTGGCTCGTCAACGCGGCGGCGCTGTACGCGACCGCATGGCTCCTCGCCGGGGTCCGGGTCGACAGCCCGCAGGCGCTCATCGGCGGGGCGCTCGCGATCGGTCTCATCAACGCGACCGTCCGGCCGGTTCTGCGTCTCGTGACCTTCCCGATCACGGTCCTGACGCTGGGGCTGTTCTACTTCGTCCTCAACGGCCTGATGTTCTACCTGGCCGCGTCACTGATCCCGGGGTTCGAACTCGCCGGTCTCGTCACGGCCATCGGCGGCGCGCTCGTCATGTCGATCGTCGCGACCGTGCTGCACGTCTTCCTCAAGCCGCGCAAGAAGAAGTAGCCGACGACGGCGCTCCGGGCAGCGTGTGAGAAATCCGGGCTAGGCGTAATACGGATTGCTGCCGGCGGCGTGGTCGGTCACGTCCTGCACGTCGACGATCTCCGGGGCCGCGTCCCGGATCATCTGCTTGATCCCCTGCGTGAGCGTCACGGAGGCCATGCCGCAGCCCTGGCAGCCGCCCCCCATCGTCACGTAGACGACGTTGTCGCGGATGTCGACGAGGCGCACGGTCCCGCCATGCGACGCCACCCCGGGGTTGATCTGCTCGTCGATGACGCGGCGCACGCGGTCGACGAGCGGCCCGCCCAGCGGCGCGGAGCCGAGCGGCTGGATGTTGGGGTTATTGAAATGAAAGCCCGAGCCCTGGAGCGACTCCACCCAGTCGATGCGGGTTCCGGAAAGGATGTCCACGCTCTTCGAATCGACGACGACCTCGAAGCCGGGGGTGTCGAACGACTGGTCCTCGGCTTCCCGCTCGAAGGGTTCGATGAGCGCCATCTCGTACTCCGGCGCGATGGGGCTCGCGTTTTGAACGCTGACCCGTACCGCGAGGCCTTCCGCGGGGTCCTCGCTGATGAACGATCGGATCCGCTCGCTGGCGGCGTCCGTGAATGTCAAAAGATCCTTGTCGGACACGTTCTCTCTCTCTCTCTCTCTCCTTGGCGGTCTTGGCGGCGACTGCCGCCCTCAGGTCGCCCCCGCGGCCACGGCCGCCCTCAGGTCGCTCGCCGTATAGAGGACCATGGTCCGCAGACCCGCCCCCTCCAGCGTGGCTTTCCCCCCCTCCTCGCGGTCCACGAGGCCGAGTACCCCGAGCACCTCGCCGCGGGCCCGATTCACCGCCTCGACGGCCTGGAAGGCGGACCCGCCGGTCGTGATCACGTCCTCCACGACGACGACCCGCGCGCCGGGCTCGAAGCAGCCCTCGATCAACTGTCCCTTGCCGTGTCGCTTGGCGCGCTTGCGGACCGAGAACGCGTGGATCGGGTCCCCCGCGCGCCAACTGGCGGCGGCGATGGCGTAGGCCAGCGGGTCCGCGCCCATCGTGAGGCCGCCGACCGCATCCGGCCGCAGTCCGGCGTCCCGGATGGTCGCGAGGCCGACCTCGCCCATCAGCACCTGGCCGTGCGCGTGCATGGTCGAGGTCCGGCAGTCGATGTAATAGTCGCTCCGGGCGCCGGAGGCGAGCACGAAATCCCCGAGCCGGAACGAGCGCTCGGCGAGCAGGTTCAGAAGTCTCGTATGGGCGGAACTCAGCGGAACCTCCTGGTGTCGTGTGCCGAACTAGCTGACCTGGCGAAGCGCCTGGCCGGATTCGACTTCGCAGCGGGCACAGAGCCCGTACAGCTTCAGTTGACGGTTCAGTACGTGGAAACCGAACTGCCCGGCGACCTCCGTCTGGAGCCGGTTGAGTTCATCGCGCTCGAACTGGACCACGTCGCCGCACGCCGTGCAGATGAGGTGGTCCTGGTGCGCCCCGCCGATCTTCGCCTCGTACCGCTTGAAGCCCTCGTCGAAGTCGTGCTCCGTGGCGAGGCCGACGCGCACGAGGAGGCCGAGGGTCCGGTAGACCGTCGCCTTGCCCGCGCGTTCGCCGTCCTCCCGGAGGCGTTCCACGATCTCGTCCGCCGAAAGGCGCTGCCCGGACTCGAACAGGGCGCGGGAGATCGCTTCCCGCTGATGTGTGACGGGCAGATGATGCTCCTGCAGCGCGGCCCGGAAGAGGCCGAGCATCACGGCGGCGCAGCCGAGAGGCGGTCGGGGGGTGAGGGTGTCCGTAGTCATGGTGCTGGTGGTCGTGTTCTCAACGCGCTGAGAAAATACGCGCGCTCGTCACGCCTGCAACCAGCGCGCCTCGAAGTCGTCCACGACCTGCCTCAACAGCCGGTCGACGGGGGAGGCCGGCCGGGGCGTGAGGTAGCGGTCCGAAAAGCGGTTCAGCGCCACGCGGAGGGCCGTGAAGGCCTTCGCGGCGTCGCGATAGCAACCGTCGAGTTGCTGGCGGCGGGCGAAGGGGGCGTCGGCGGCCAGCGAGAAGCCGGTCTGGCCCATGGCCTCGTAGTAGCCGAGGTCGGGTCCCCCTCGGCGTCGCTCCCGCGTGCTGATCCAGTCCGGGAAGAGGCCCGACAGCCAGAGCGCGAAGTTCCCGAGATGCGCGCTGAGGAGAAAGCCGCGGCGGCCGTCGGATTCGGCGATCTCCGCCACGAGGTCGACGAGATAGCGGTACTCGCAGTCGTCGTATTCGGCGATCCGGTGGGCCCGCGCCTCCCTCGCGAAGTGAAGGAAGATCGAGGTCACGTAGTCGGCCATGAGGCGGGACTCGACGCCGCCCTCGAGCAGGCTGTGACGCAGCGACACGTAGGAGAAGAGCGCCAGCGGCAGGGCCGCGAGTCCCGGTTCCGCGGCGAGCGCGCCGGGGGCTTTCGGGTGGTCGAGCAGCGCATCGATTCCCCGCTCCGAGACCAGCGTCTCGAGGCGGGTCCGGTCCTCGCCCTCGCGCGCGAGCAGGTAGACGAGTCGGGCCGCGTCATCCCGTCCGAAGGAAGCTCTGACATCCGGAAGAATCATGCCGCTCCCCCTTCCCGTGGTCCCCGTCCCGCCGGCCCCGCCACCTCGTTCCATACCCCAACCTCGCCTGCTAGTTTTGAGTTCGAGAGTGGCAGTCCGCAACGGAGTCGACCCGAATGACGACGATCTGACATGCTGAGAAAACGATGGAGAGAGCCCGGATTCGTGTGGCTGGCGGCGCTTGCGGCCGTGTTGCCGGGGTGCGGCTCGGTGGACGCGGGGGTTCGCGACGCCGGCGCCGCGGCGAATGGCGGGCAGGCCGCCGAAACGGGAACGGGCGCCGTCGCCCAGGCGCTGGAACTGGTCCCGCTCCGGGTGGGCGGGATCGAGATCCGGGTGGAGATCGCCGACGACGCCGACGAGCGCCAGCAGGGACTGATGTACCGCGAGTCGCTCGAGGAGAACCAGGGGATGCTGTTCGTCTACCCCGAGCAGCGCACGCTGGGATTCTGGATGAAGAACACGCTCATCCCCCTCGACATCGCCTACATCGACCGCGAAGGCCGCATCGTCGACATCCAGCAGATGGAACCGCAAACCACGGAGACCCACGACTCGGCCGCGCCCGCCATGTACGCGCTGGAGATGAACCAGGGCTGGTTCGAGGCCAACGGGATCCGCGTCGGAGACCTCATTGAGTTCTAGCATGGACCACCGCATAGAGAAGGACTCCATGGGGGAGATGGCGATCCCCGCCGACCGGCTCTACGGAGCGCAGACGGAGCGGGCCCGCCAGAACTTCCCCATCTCCGACCTCCGCTTCGGGCGTCGCTTCATCGAGGCGCTCGGCGCGATCAAGCTGGCGGCTTCCCGCGTGAACCGGGAGCTGGGACTCCTCGAGCCCGACCTCGGCGACGCGATCGAGCGGGCGGCCGGCGAGGCCATGACCGGGGAACTCGATTCCCACTTCGTGCTGGACATCTTCCAGACCGGGTCGGGCACGTCGACGAACATGAACGCGAACGAGGTCATCGCGAACCGCGCCATCCAGCTCCTGGGCGGGGTCGTGGGTTCGCGGAGCCCCGTCCACCCCAACGATCACGTGAACCTGGGGCAGTCGTCGAACGACGTGATCCCCACCGCCACCCACGTCTCGGGACTGGTCGCGGTCGAGCGCGAGCTGCTGCCCGCGCTGGAGCGGCTGCGCGCGGCGCTCGCGGAGAAGGCGGAGGAGTTCGATCACATCGCCAAGGCGGGGCGCACGCACCTGCAGGACGCGACGCCCGTCCGCCTGGGGCAGGAGTTCGGGGGCTACGCCAGCCAGTTGGGGCACGGGATCCGGCGCGTCGAAGCCGTTCGCCCCGCGCTCGCGGAACTCGCCATCGGCGGGACGGCGGTGGGGACCGGCATCAACACGCCCGCCGACTTCGGCGCGCGGATGTCGGCCGCGCTGAGCGAGATCCTCGGGGTCGATTTCGTGGAGGCGTCGAACCACTTCGAGGCGCAGTCGGCGCGCGACGCGGTGGTCGAGGCGAGCGGGGCGCTGCGCACGGTCGCCGTGAGCCTGACCAAGATCGCGAACGATCTGCGCTGGCTGTCATCCGGTCCGCGCACGGGCCTGGGCGAGATCAACCTCCCCGCGGTGCAACCGGGCTCGTCGATCATGCCGGGCAAGGTGAACCCGGTGATGGCGGAGTCGGTGCTTCAGGTCTGCGCGCAGGTCATCGGCAACGACGCCGCGATCGTCGTGGGCGGGCAGTCGGGAAACCTCGAGCTCAACGTCATGATCCCGGTGATGGCCCACAACCTGCTTGAGAGCGTCCGGATCCTCTCCACGGCGAGCGTCGAGTTCGCCGAGCGCTGCGTCCGGGGGATCACGGCGAACGAGGAGCGCTGCCTGCGGAACGCGGAATCCACCGCGGCGCTCGCCACCGCGCTCGCCCCTGTCATCGGCTACGACAAGGCGGCCGAACTGGCCAAGCTCAGCCTCGCGGAAGACCGCACGCTGAAGGAACTCGTGCTGGAACAGGGGCTCGTCGCCCCGGCGGAACTCGACCGCATCCTCGATTTCCGCGCGATGACCGAGCCCGGCTGACCCGGCTAGCCGCTGCCCGGCTCGCCGTCAGGGGAGGGGACCAGCGCCTCCGGGAGCAGGCGGTCCACCGTGAGACTTGAGAGCCGGAACGCCTCCGCGCCGTCCGCGAGGCGGGCGACCCAGTCTCCGCGTTCCTCGTCCTCCAACAGGAGGATCGAGAGTTCGAGTTGCCGGCCCGTCACGTCCGCGGAGCCCTCGGAGAACACCTCGACCCATCCGTCCGGGAGCGTGAAGTCGGCGGCCGCCTCTTCCTCCGCCGTGGGGAAGCCGGAAGCGGAGACGGAGGGCAGGACGGAGAGGAGCCGCTGCACGAGCGCCGAATCCGCCGGCGCGTCCCCCGCGAGCCATCCCTCGTCGCTCCGGCGCAGCACGGCCTCCCGGTCCCCGCGACGCATGAGGACTTCGCGTACGGCGGCGGTGTCCACCGAGGCGATCAGGCGCGGGCGCCAGCCGTCGCGCTCGCGGTTCAGGTAGCCTCCGGCCGGACCGTCCAGCCGATAGACGACATCGTCGGCGGGAAGGCGCACGAAGTAGCCCCCGGAGCGCGTGTCGCGGTCGCCGAGATGGAACCGCCGCACCTCGCCGCCGGCCGTCCGCACTTCAATGCGCCGGCCCCCCTCCGCGACGCCCAGGCCGGCGTGATTCGAGGGGTTGCGCGCGACGAGTTCCGAGGAGGAGAGCTGCCCGATCACGTCCAGCAGGTCGCGGATCTTGGGTTCGTCCGCCACGTAGCCGTCCACCGTCCACCCCGCGTCCGTCCGCGCGAGACGCACCGTCCCGGCGCCGTCCGCGAGGACGATGTCCACGCCCGCGATGGAGTCCGTCACCGCGAAGGAGAAGCCGTCCCCGACATCCAGCGTCCCCTCCTCGCCGCTGCCCCTGAACAGCCGGGGCAGGGTGAGAAGCACCGCCACGCCGAGCACGATCGCGATGACCTTCAACTGCTTCGCGTTCACAGGAGCGCTCCCCCTTCGGTGAAGGAACGCTGCTGCACCTGCCGCCGCCGTGCGAGCCGCAGCACGCCGATGAGGACGAAGAGCAGCGGGACGCCGGCCAGGTTCCCGTACCGCGTCAGGTCCGGAAGCCACTCGTTGGGGAAGAGGAGGAGCGGCGGCGCGCGGTCCTTGGACCGGATCGAGATCAGCGCCTCGTCCTGCGCGAGCCAGTCGACCGCGTTCTGGAAGAAGACCATCCCGGCCAGCCCGGCCATCGACTGCGAGAGCGTCTCGTCGTGGATGAACGACGAGGAGCCCGCGAGGACGATGCGGCCGCCGCCCGGTTGGGTGTATGCGACCGCCAGCGTCTCCATCGCCACGTCTTCCTCGGAGACCCGCCCATCCGGCGCGATGACCGCGTCCCAGTCCTGCATCGCGTCGATCGAGAGCGGAGTCGCCAATCGTCCGCCTCCGTCCGAGGTCGTGAGCAGCGGGGTGACCAGAGTGCTGTCCTCCACCTCGACGAGGAGCGGGCTTCCGAACCGGATCGGCACGTTCGCCACGCCGTCCACGATCACGTGCCCGGAGGCCGGCTGGGCGAGCATCCAGAGCGGATACGGCATGACGACGGCTCCGAGGTTGGACGGGACCTGCACCCGTTCGTGGAGCAAATAGTCGAAGGCCATCGACGGGACGATGCCGAGTCCGCGCGCCTGCAGCAGCGAATCGAGCGCCGGATCGAAGGTGGGGCCCGCGAAGCGCGCCTGCATGTCCGCCGTCACGCCGGACTTCAGGACGAAGAGGCTCCCGCCGCCGTCGACGAAACGGCTCAGGATCTCGCCCGCCGCGGGCTCCAGTGGCATCTGGCCGCCGGCGATCACGATGACGTCGATCGAGTCCGGCACCGCCACGGTCATCGAGTCGACGCGGAACTCCATCAGGTCGTACTCCAGGGCGAGGCGGCCGCGCGCGAGCCGCAGCCCCGCGTCCAGGCTCAGTTCGCCGTGCCCGCTCAGGATTCCGATGGTGGGGCGTTCCGGCCGCGTGAGGGCGCGGATCATCGTGGCGAGACGGTACTCGAGATCCGCCGTCTGCCGGATGAACGGGATCGTCTGGCTCTCGCCGGCGTACTGGACCGCGAGCGCGAAGTAGCGCTCCTGGTACGACACCTCGTCGTCGTCGAGGACCTGGAAGGGCACGGGCCGGATGCCGAGCAGTCCCGCCTCCTGCTCGGCAGCGGGATCCTCGTCGGGATCGAGGCGCACGAGGTTCACGTTGGCGCCGCCGGTCGCGTCGAGATCCCGGAGGAGGTCGTCCACGTCCCGGCCGATGGCCGCGAGTTGCGCCGGCAGTTCGGCGGACTGGAAGAGCTTGAGCGTGACGAGGTCGTCCACGCCGCGCAGCAGGTCGGCCGTCGGCGGGGACAGCGTGTAGACCTTTCCGGGCGTGAGGTCGAGCCGGCCGCGCACCTGCCCGCCCGCCAGCGCGGCGAAGACCGCGATCCCCACCAGGCCGAGCACGCCCACCCGCAGCCGCCCGTACGCCGGCCGCGCGCGGCTGAGGCGTTCGCGCATGACGGAGAAGTACGTGAGCGAGAGGAACGCCGTCCCGAGGGCCGCGAAGTACAGGATGTCCCGCAGGTCGATCACGCCGCGCGCCACGTTCGAGAAGTGCCCGAGCACGCCAAGTCGCGCCGCCACCGCCGCGAGCGGGCCGGGGAGGGAGAGGGTGACCGTGGGGAGCCCGATGAGGTAGAGGGCGAAGCTGACCGTGACCCCGATGATGAACGCGGTCACCTGGTTCCTCGTGAGCGAGGACGCCCACAGGCCGACCGCGATGAGGGCCGAGATGAGGAACATCGACCCCAGGTACTGCGAGAAGACGACGCCCCACTGGAGGTCGGCGCCGAGTGCGAGGCCGAGCGGGATGCCGAGCGTCCCCGCCATCGCGACCAGCAGGAAGAAGAGGACGCCGAGGAACTTGCCGAGCAGGAACTCCACGACCTGGATCGGCTGCGAGAGCACGAGTTCGAGCGTCCCCGCGTTCCGCTCCTCCGCGAACGACCGCATGCAGACGGCCGGGATGAAGAAGAGCAGGAGCCACGGGAGGAGAGAGAGCATCGGCCGCAGCGACGCCTCGCCCAGGAGGTAGGCCTCCTGGAAGTAGAAGTAGAAGTTGATCCCGAGGAAGATGACGAGGAGGATGTAGGCGGTCGCGTGGTCGAAGTACCCCGCGAACTCCCGCTTCGCGACGGTGAGGACGCGGCCGATCATCCCTCCACCTCCTCGCCGGCTTCCGGCGCCTCGTCGCCCGTCGCGTCAGGGGTCTCGCCGCTGGCTTCGTCGGCCGTCTCGTCGCCCGTCTCGCCGGGCGGTCCCGCGCTCTCGGCGGTGAGCCGGTGGAAGAGATCCTCCAGGCTCGCCTGGGCGAGGTGCAGTTCCCACAGCGGCCACCCCCGCGCCGCGGCGAGTCGCGAAAGGTCCGGCCGCGGGTCCTGGCCGGGGGCGCCCTCCACCGCGAACCGGGCCCGCCCGCCGGCATCCGCCTCGACGGCGTCGGCACGCGCGACGGAGGGAAGATCCCCAATGGCCTCCGCTACGGCGTCCGCGGGCGCGTCAAGTTCGACCATCACGCGGGCGCCGCCATGTCCGGCGACGAGCGCATCGACGGAGCCATCCGCGACGATGCGGCCCTCGTTGATGATGACGACGCGCGAACACGTCTTCCGCACCTCCTGCATCACGTGGGTGCTCAGGAGGACGGTGCGGTCGGTCCCTACGTCGCGGATGAGGCTGCGGATCTCGACGCGCTGGTTCGGGTCGAGCCCTTCGGTCGGCTCGTCGAGGATGAGGATCTCCGGCTGCGAGAGGATGGCCTGCGCGAGGCCCACGCGCTGCCGGTATCCCTTCGAGAGCTGGTTGATCGGACGGTAGTAGACGGCTTCGATGCCGGTCTGCGCGACGACATCGTCCGTCCGCGCCCGGATCTCCTCGGTGCCCATCCCGCGCAGCCGGCCCATGAACGTGATGTACTCGCCGGCGAGCATGTCCCGGTACAGGGGGTTCGTCTCGGGCAGATAGCCGATGCGGCGCCGCAGTTCGACCGGGTGATCCTCGATGGACAGGCCATCGATGGAGATCGTGCCCCCATCGGGTTCGAGATACTGCGTGAGCAGCCGCATCGTCGTCGTCTTGCCCGCGCCGTTCGGCCCGAGGAAGCCCACGACCTCGCCGCGGTCGATCGAGAACGTCGCGGAATCGACCGCAACGGTCTCGCCGAACCTCTTCACGACATCGGTCAGCGCTACGAGTGACATGCGAGTGACATCGGATCCGGTTTTGGAGGTCTGCGACGGGGCGCAAAAGGTAGATCGGGCGCGGTGCGAGTCAAGCACCGACCGGGCATTGGACATCCCGCGGCCGTCCTCCACGGGCGGGGATCGCAGACAGACGGGCGGCGTGCCTGTAGCTTCGTTCGCATGAGCGTGTTCCTCGATGCGGGCCGCCGGGTCCTCGGACTCTGTCTGGTCGTGCTTGTCACCGCCCCTGTGTTTCTCATCCTCGATCCCACCGGGTCCACCACGCCGCTCGATGTATCCATGCGCCGCGCGGGGTGGGATTACTGGTCGCACACGTGGGGCGCGTCGACCGGTGTCTGGACTCTCCTCGTGCTTGGAGCCGCCATCCTTGCCGGGTTGCTCGCCAAGGGGAGGGTGTCCCGCGCCCTGTCCCGGACGGGTCGGGCCATCGCACGTCCGCCAACGTGGTCCGTGGCCGCGTTGATGGGGCTTTTGGGCGCCGCGCTCACCGCCGCGGTGGCGGTGCTGGTCTTCGATGGACGCGCGCTCTTCAACGACGCGAGCGTGCAACTCGTGCAGGCCCGCTATTTTGCGGGCGGGAAGCTCTCCGGGCCGCCCCTCGCGTTGCCCGAGTTCTGGACGATTCAGTTCATGGTGCCAACGGCAGCCGGGTGGGTGTCCCAGTATCCGCCGGCCCACGCCCTGTGGCTTGCGGCCGGCTTCAAGCTGGGAGGTCCGTGGATCGCGGTGGCGGCGACCATGGGAATGCTCGGCGTCTTCTCCGTTCCGTCGTTCGAGCGCCTGCTGCCCGGTCGGATCGCGGCCGCCCGCCTCGGCGCCCTGCTCGCCGTCACGAGCCCCATGCTGCTGGCCCTCGCCGGGACCTACATGAACCACGCGACGGTCGCGGCCTTCGCCGCGCTCGCCCTCTGGCTGTCGCTTCGGGCCGAGACGGGCCGGGCCGTGTGGGCGCTGGCGGCGGGCGGCGCGATGGGCGTCATGGTCACGACGCGCCCCATCTCCGGCCTGCTCATCGGCGCCGCCGTGACGGCCGGCGTGTGGCTCACCGCGCCGCGCCGGGAACCGGGCCTGCACCGGCCGTGGCTTCTGCGCCGCTTCGCCTGGTGGGCGTTGGGCGGCCTCCCGTTCGCGGTCGGCTT
This genomic stretch from Candidatus Palauibacter scopulicola harbors:
- a CDS encoding iron-sulfur cluster assembly accessory protein, which gives rise to MSDKDLLTFTDAASERIRSFISEDPAEGLAVRVSVQNASPIAPEYEMALIEPFEREAEDQSFDTPGFEVVVDSKSVDILSGTRIDWVESLQGSGFHFNNPNIQPLGSAPLGGPLVDRVRRVIDEQINPGVASHGGTVRLVDIRDNVVYVTMGGGCQGCGMASVTLTQGIKQMIRDAAPEIVDVQDVTDHAAGSNPYYA
- a CDS encoding Gldg family protein translates to MIGRVLTVAKREFAGYFDHATAYILLVIFLGINFYFYFQEAYLLGEASLRPMLSLLPWLLLFFIPAVCMRSFAEERNAGTLELVLSQPIQVVEFLLGKFLGVLFFLLVAMAGTLGIPLGLALGADLQWGVVFSQYLGSMFLISALIAVGLWASSLTRNQVTAFIIGVTVSFALYLIGLPTVTLSLPGPLAAVAARLGVLGHFSNVARGVIDLRDILYFAALGTAFLSLTYFSVMRERLSRARPAYGRLRVGVLGLVGIAVFAALAGGQVRGRLDLTPGKVYTLSPPTADLLRGVDDLVTLKLFQSAELPAQLAAIGRDVDDLLRDLDATGGANVNLVRLDPDEDPAAEQEAGLLGIRPVPFQVLDDDEVSYQERYFALAVQYAGESQTIPFIRQTADLEYRLATMIRALTRPERPTIGILSGHGELSLDAGLRLARGRLALEYDLMEFRVDSMTVAVPDSIDVIVIAGGQMPLEPAAGEILSRFVDGGGSLFVLKSGVTADMQARFAGPTFDPALDSLLQARGLGIVPSMAFDYLLHERVQVPSNLGAVVMPYPLWMLAQPASGHVIVDGVANVPIRFGSPLLVEVEDSTLVTPLLTTSDGGGRLATPLSIDAMQDWDAVIAPDGRVSEEDVAMETLAVAYTQPGGGRIVLAGSSSFIHDETLSQSMAGLAGMVFFQNAVDWLAQDEALISIRSKDRAPPLLLFPNEWLPDLTRYGNLAGVPLLFVLIGVLRLARRRQVQQRSFTEGGALL
- a CDS encoding Fur family transcriptional regulator is translated as MTTDTLTPRPPLGCAAVMLGLFRAALQEHHLPVTHQREAISRALFESGQRLSADEIVERLREDGERAGKATVYRTLGLLVRVGLATEHDFDEGFKRYEAKIGGAHQDHLICTACGDVVQFERDELNRLQTEVAGQFGFHVLNRQLKLYGLCARCEVESGQALRQVS
- a CDS encoding DUF4340 domain-containing protein, whose protein sequence is MNAKQLKVIAIVLGVAVLLTLPRLFRGSGEEGTLDVGDGFSFAVTDSIAGVDIVLADGAGTVRLARTDAGWTVDGYVADEPKIRDLLDVIGQLSSSELVARNPSNHAGLGVAEGGRRIEVRTAGGEVRRFHLGDRDTRSGGYFVRLPADDVVYRLDGPAGGYLNRERDGWRPRLIASVDTAAVREVLMRRGDREAVLRRSDEGWLAGDAPADSALVQRLLSVLPSVSASGFPTAEEEAAADFTLPDGWVEVFSEGSADVTGRQLELSILLLEDEERGDWVARLADGAEAFRLSSLTVDRLLPEALVPSPDGEPGSG
- a CDS encoding class II fumarate hydratase; translation: MDHRIEKDSMGEMAIPADRLYGAQTERARQNFPISDLRFGRRFIEALGAIKLAASRVNRELGLLEPDLGDAIERAAGEAMTGELDSHFVLDIFQTGSGTSTNMNANEVIANRAIQLLGGVVGSRSPVHPNDHVNLGQSSNDVIPTATHVSGLVAVERELLPALERLRAALAEKAEEFDHIAKAGRTHLQDATPVRLGQEFGGYASQLGHGIRRVEAVRPALAELAIGGTAVGTGINTPADFGARMSAALSEILGVDFVEASNHFEAQSARDAVVEASGALRTVAVSLTKIANDLRWLSSGPRTGLGEINLPAVQPGSSIMPGKVNPVMAESVLQVCAQVIGNDAAIVVGGQSGNLELNVMIPVMAHNLLESVRILSTASVEFAERCVRGITANEERCLRNAESTAALATALAPVIGYDKAAELAKLSLAEDRTLKELVLEQGLVAPAELDRILDFRAMTEPG
- a CDS encoding DUF192 domain-containing protein, which encodes MLRKRWREPGFVWLAALAAVLPGCGSVDAGVRDAGAAANGGQAAETGTGAVAQALELVPLRVGGIEIRVEIADDADERQQGLMYRESLEENQGMLFVYPEQRTLGFWMKNTLIPLDIAYIDREGRIVDIQQMEPQTTETHDSAAPAMYALEMNQGWFEANGIRVGDLIEF
- the pyrE gene encoding orotate phosphoribosyltransferase, whose translation is MSSAHTRLLNLLAERSFRLGDFVLASGARSDYYIDCRTSTMHAHGQVLMGEVGLATIRDAGLRPDAVGGLTMGADPLAYAIAAASWRAGDPIHAFSVRKRAKRHGKGQLIEGCFEPGARVVVVEDVITTGGSAFQAVEAVNRARGEVLGVLGLVDREEGGKATLEGAGLRTMVLYTASDLRAAVAAGAT
- a CDS encoding ATP-binding cassette domain-containing protein, yielding MSLVALTDVVKRFGETVAVDSATFSIDRGEVVGFLGPNGAGKTTTMRLLTQYLEPDGGTISIDGLSIEDHPVELRRRIGYLPETNPLYRDMLAGEYITFMGRLRGMGTEEIRARTDDVVAQTGIEAVYYRPINQLSKGYRQRVGLAQAILSQPEILILDEPTEGLDPNQRVEIRSLIRDVGTDRTVLLSTHVMQEVRKTCSRVVIINEGRIVADGSVDALVAGHGGARVMVELDAPADAVAEAIGDLPSVARADAVEADAGGRARFAVEGAPGQDPRPDLSRLAAARGWPLWELHLAQASLEDLFHRLTAESAGPPGETGDETADEASGETPDATGDEAPEAGEEVEG
- a CDS encoding phage holin family protein, with protein sequence MGLIRSWLVNAAALYATAWLLAGVRVDSPQALIGGALAIGLINATVRPVLRLVTFPITVLTLGLFYFVLNGLMFYLAASLIPGFELAGLVTAIGGALVMSIVATVLHVFLKPRKKK